One window from the genome of Streptomyces sp. NBC_00287 encodes:
- a CDS encoding FtsB family cell division protein encodes MAVKDRDRFSTATRIRLLGEQTAARVYRSQTKRQARRSRLTGRAALLALVVCSLVVALAYPIRQYVAQRAEIADLEQQKQQAQERVEELRDLKARWQDDAYAEQRIRERLHYVMPGETGFIVVDPDAAKQARTDLGAADRPWYANVWDGVDKSDAADR; translated from the coding sequence ATGGCCGTCAAGGACCGGGACCGTTTCTCCACCGCGACCAGGATCCGGTTGCTCGGTGAGCAGACGGCGGCCCGTGTCTACCGCTCCCAGACCAAACGACAGGCCCGCCGCTCCCGGCTCACCGGCCGCGCGGCCCTGCTCGCCCTCGTCGTCTGCTCCCTGGTCGTCGCCCTCGCCTATCCGATAAGGCAGTACGTCGCCCAGCGCGCCGAGATCGCCGATCTGGAGCAGCAGAAGCAGCAGGCCCAGGAGCGGGTGGAGGAACTGCGCGATCTCAAGGCACGCTGGCAGGACGACGCGTACGCGGAGCAGCGGATCCGGGAGCGGCTGCACTATGTGATGCCGGGGGAGACCGGGTTCATCGTGGTCGATCCCGACGCGGCGAAGCAGGCGCGCACCGACCTGGGCGCGGCCGACCGGCCCTGGTACGCGAACGTCTGGGACGGGGTCGACAAGTCCGACGCCGCCGATCGATAG
- a CDS encoding ABC transporter ATP-binding protein, whose amino-acid sequence MTTASIAGRATAVAARATDLSKIYGQGETQVVALDRVSVDFRQAEFTAIMGPSGSGKSTLMHCVAGLDTFSSGSVRIGDTELGSLKDKQLTKLRRDKIGFIFQAFNLLPTLTALENITLPMDIAGRKADKQWLDSVIQMVGLKDRLSHRPSQLSGGQQQRVAVARALASRPDIIFGDEPTGNLDSRSGAEVLGFLRNSVRELGQTVVMVTHDPVAAAYADRVVFLADGRIVDEMYQPTADNVLDFMKQFDAKGRTS is encoded by the coding sequence GTGACCACCGCATCCATCGCCGGCCGGGCCACCGCCGTGGCCGCGCGCGCCACGGATCTGTCGAAGATCTACGGACAGGGCGAGACCCAGGTGGTCGCCCTGGACCGGGTCTCCGTCGACTTCCGGCAGGCCGAGTTCACCGCGATCATGGGCCCGTCCGGCTCCGGCAAGTCCACGCTGATGCACTGCGTGGCGGGCCTGGACACCTTCTCCTCCGGCTCCGTGCGCATCGGCGACACCGAGCTGGGCTCGCTGAAGGACAAGCAGCTCACCAAGTTGCGCCGGGACAAGATCGGCTTCATCTTCCAGGCGTTCAACCTGCTGCCGACGCTGACCGCGCTGGAGAACATCACCCTCCCGATGGACATCGCGGGGCGCAAGGCGGACAAGCAGTGGCTGGATTCCGTGATCCAGATGGTGGGTCTCAAGGACCGCCTCTCGCACCGGCCCTCCCAGCTCTCCGGCGGCCAGCAGCAGCGCGTCGCCGTGGCCCGTGCGCTCGCCTCCCGGCCGGACATCATCTTCGGCGACGAGCCGACCGGAAACCTCGACTCGCGCTCCGGCGCCGAGGTGCTGGGCTTTCTGCGCAACTCCGTACGGGAGTTGGGGCAGACCGTGGTGATGGTGACTCATGACCCGGTGGCCGCGGCCTACGCGGACCGGGTGGTCTTCCTCGCCGACGGCCGGATCGTGGACGAGATGTACCAGCCCACGGCCGACAACGTCCTCGACTTCATGAAGCAGTTCGACGCGAAGGGCCGCACCAGCTGA
- a CDS encoding Ppx/GppA phosphatase family protein, which produces MTRVAAIDCGTNSIRLLVADCDPATGELVDLDRRMTIVRLGQGVDRTGRLAPEALERTFAACREYAAVIKEHGAERVRFVATSASRDAENRDDFVRGVIDILGVEPEVISGDQEAEFSFTGATKELAEHDHLPKPYLVVDIGGGSTEFVVGEEHVRAARSVDVGCVRMTERHLVRDGVVADPPGAERIAAMRADIEAALDLAEQTVPLREAHTLVGLAGSVTTVSAIAQELPEYDSARIHHSRVSHDRVREITEWLLHSTHAERAAVPSMHPGRVDVIAAGALVLLAIMERIGAEEVVVSEHDILDGIAWSVA; this is translated from the coding sequence GTGACCCGCGTTGCCGCCATCGACTGCGGTACCAACTCCATTCGTCTGCTCGTCGCCGACTGTGACCCGGCGACCGGTGAACTCGTCGATCTGGACCGTCGTATGACCATCGTGCGGCTCGGGCAGGGGGTCGACCGTACCGGGCGGCTTGCTCCCGAGGCGTTGGAGCGGACCTTTGCCGCTTGCCGGGAGTATGCGGCGGTCATCAAGGAGCATGGCGCGGAGCGGGTGCGGTTCGTCGCCACCTCCGCCTCTCGGGACGCCGAGAACCGCGATGACTTCGTGCGGGGGGTCATCGACATCCTCGGGGTCGAGCCCGAGGTGATCAGCGGGGATCAGGAGGCCGAGTTCTCCTTCACCGGTGCGACCAAGGAGCTGGCCGAGCACGACCACCTCCCCAAGCCGTATCTCGTCGTGGACATCGGCGGTGGATCCACCGAGTTCGTCGTCGGTGAGGAGCACGTCCGTGCCGCCCGGTCCGTCGACGTCGGGTGTGTGCGGATGACCGAGCGGCATCTCGTGCGGGACGGGGTCGTGGCCGATCCGCCCGGCGCGGAGCGGATCGCCGCCATGCGTGCCGATATCGAGGCCGCTCTCGATCTCGCCGAGCAGACCGTGCCGTTGCGGGAGGCGCACACGCTCGTGGGGCTCGCCGGGTCCGTCACCACCGTGTCGGCCATCGCGCAGGAGCTGCCGGAGTACGACTCCGCCCGCATCCACCACTCCCGGGTCTCCCACGACCGCGTCCGCGAGATCACCGAGTGGCTGCTGCACTCCACGCATGCCGAGCGCGCGGCCGTTCCCTCCATGCATCCGGGGCGGGTCGACGTCATCGCCGCGGGGGCCCTCGTACTGCTGGCGATCATGGAGCGGATCGGGGCCGAGGAGGTCGTCGTCAGTGAGCACGACATCCTCGACGGCATCGCCTGGTCGGTGGCGTAG
- a CDS encoding NAD(P)/FAD-dependent oxidoreductase, which produces MSTTERPRILVVGGGYVGLYAARRILKKMRYGEATVTVVDPRSYMTYQPFLPETAAGSISPRHVVVPLRRVLPKAEVLTGRVTTIDQDRKVATIAPLVGEAYELPFDYLVIAMGAVSRTFPIPGLAEQGIGMKGIEEAIGLRNHVLEQLDKADSTTDEEIRRKALTFVFIGGGFAGAETIGEVEDMARDAAKYYTSVSREDMRFVLVDAADKILPEVGPKLGQYGKEHLEARGVEVYLSTSMDSCVDGHVVLKNGLEVDSNTIVWTAGVKPNPALTRFGLPLGPRGHVDCEPTLQVKGTDYIWAAGDNAQVPDLIGRKAGNENAWCPPNAQHALRQARVLGDNVISGMRGFPQKDYSHANKGAVAGLGLHKGVAMIVMGKMKIKLKGRLAWYMHRGYHGMAMPTWNRKIRVFADWTLGMFLKREVVALGALESPREEFYEAAKPAPAPVAAASKTDASKTDASKTEEKAKAS; this is translated from the coding sequence ATGAGCACCACGGAGCGTCCCAGGATCCTCGTAGTAGGCGGTGGGTACGTAGGCCTGTACGCAGCTCGGCGCATTCTCAAGAAGATGCGCTACGGCGAGGCGACCGTCACGGTCGTCGACCCCCGGTCGTACATGACCTACCAGCCCTTCCTCCCCGAAACCGCCGCCGGCAGCATCTCCCCGCGCCACGTCGTCGTCCCGCTGCGACGCGTGCTGCCCAAGGCGGAGGTCCTCACCGGCCGGGTCACCACCATCGACCAGGACCGCAAGGTCGCCACGATCGCCCCCCTCGTGGGCGAGGCGTACGAGCTGCCGTTCGACTACCTGGTCATCGCGATGGGCGCGGTCTCCCGCACCTTCCCGATCCCCGGCCTCGCCGAGCAGGGCATCGGTATGAAGGGCATCGAGGAGGCCATCGGCCTGCGCAACCACGTGCTGGAGCAGCTGGACAAGGCCGACTCCACCACCGACGAGGAGATCCGCCGCAAGGCGCTCACCTTCGTCTTCATCGGCGGTGGCTTCGCGGGTGCGGAGACCATCGGCGAGGTCGAGGACATGGCCCGCGACGCGGCCAAGTACTACACCAGCGTGTCCCGTGAGGACATGCGGTTCGTCCTCGTCGACGCGGCCGACAAGATCCTCCCCGAGGTCGGCCCCAAGCTCGGCCAGTACGGCAAGGAGCACCTGGAGGCCCGCGGGGTCGAGGTCTACCTCTCCACCTCGATGGACTCCTGCGTCGACGGCCATGTCGTGCTGAAGAACGGCCTCGAGGTCGACTCCAACACCATCGTGTGGACCGCGGGCGTCAAGCCGAACCCGGCCCTGACCCGCTTCGGTCTGCCGCTCGGCCCCCGTGGTCACGTCGACTGCGAGCCGACGCTCCAGGTCAAGGGCACCGACTACATCTGGGCCGCCGGCGACAACGCCCAGGTCCCGGACCTCATCGGCCGCAAGGCGGGCAACGAGAACGCCTGGTGCCCGCCGAACGCGCAGCACGCGCTGCGGCAGGCCCGCGTCCTCGGCGACAACGTGATCTCCGGTATGCGGGGCTTCCCGCAGAAGGACTACAGCCACGCCAACAAGGGTGCTGTGGCGGGCCTCGGCCTCCACAAGGGCGTCGCGATGATCGTCATGGGCAAGATGAAGATCAAGCTCAAGGGCCGGCTGGCGTGGTACATGCACCGCGGCTACCACGGCATGGCGATGCCGACGTGGAACCGCAAGATCCGCGTCTTCGCCGACTGGACGCTCGGCATGTTCCTCAAGCGCGAGGTCGTCGCCCTGGGTGCTCTCGAGTCCCCGCGCGAGGAGTTCTACGAGGCTGCCAAGCCGGCCCCCGCGCCGGTAGCTGCCGCGAGCAAGACCGACGCGAGCAAGACCGACGCGAGCAAGACCGAGGAGAAGGCGAAGGCCTCCTGA
- the eno gene encoding phosphopyruvate hydratase — translation MPSIDVVVAREILDSRGNPTVEVEVGLDDGSTGRAAVPSGASTGAFEAIELRDGDPNRYQGKGVEKAVLAVIEQIGPELVGYDATEQRLIDQAMFDLDATDNKGSLGANAILGVSLAVAHAASEASDLPLFRYLGGPNAHLLPVPMMNILNGGSHADSNVDIQEFMIAPIGAESFSEALRWGTEVYHTLKKVLKTKGLSTGLGDEGGFAPNLDSNRAALDLILEAIKEAGYTPGEQIALALDVAASEFYKDGVYSFEGKDRSAAEMTEYYAELVEAYPLVSIEDPLFEDDWAGWKTITDKLGDKVQLVGDDLFVTNPERLARGIEDGAANALLVKVNQIGSLTETLDAVELAQRSGFKCMMSHRSGETEDVTIADLAVATNCGQIKTGAPARSERVAKYNQLLRIEEILDDAAVYAGRSAFPRFKG, via the coding sequence GTGCCGTCCATCGACGTCGTCGTAGCCCGGGAAATCCTGGACTCCCGAGGCAACCCCACGGTCGAGGTCGAGGTCGGCCTCGACGACGGCAGCACGGGTCGTGCCGCCGTTCCGTCCGGCGCGTCCACCGGCGCCTTCGAGGCCATCGAGCTCCGCGACGGTGACCCGAACCGCTACCAGGGCAAGGGTGTCGAGAAGGCCGTCCTCGCCGTCATCGAGCAGATCGGCCCGGAGCTGGTCGGCTACGACGCCACCGAGCAGCGCCTGATCGACCAGGCGATGTTCGACCTGGACGCCACCGACAACAAGGGCTCCCTCGGCGCCAACGCCATCCTCGGCGTCTCGCTCGCCGTCGCCCACGCCGCCTCCGAGGCCAGCGACCTCCCGCTCTTCCGCTACCTGGGCGGCCCGAACGCGCACCTGCTGCCGGTGCCGATGATGAACATCCTGAACGGCGGCTCGCACGCCGACTCCAACGTGGACATCCAGGAGTTCATGATCGCCCCGATCGGCGCGGAGTCCTTCTCCGAGGCGCTGCGCTGGGGCACCGAGGTCTACCACACCCTCAAGAAGGTCCTGAAGACGAAGGGCCTGTCCACCGGCCTGGGCGACGAGGGCGGCTTCGCCCCGAACCTGGACTCCAACCGCGCCGCCCTCGACCTCATCCTCGAGGCCATCAAGGAAGCCGGTTACACCCCCGGCGAGCAGATCGCCCTCGCGCTCGACGTCGCCGCCTCCGAGTTCTACAAGGACGGCGTCTACTCCTTCGAGGGCAAGGACCGCTCCGCCGCCGAGATGACGGAGTACTACGCCGAGCTCGTCGAGGCGTACCCGCTCGTGTCCATCGAGGACCCGCTGTTCGAGGACGACTGGGCCGGCTGGAAGACCATCACCGACAAGCTCGGTGACAAGGTCCAGCTCGTCGGCGACGACCTGTTCGTCACCAACCCGGAGCGCCTGGCCCGCGGCATCGAGGACGGCGCCGCCAACGCGCTGCTCGTGAAGGTGAACCAGATCGGTTCGCTCACCGAGACCCTGGACGCCGTGGAGCTCGCCCAGCGCAGCGGCTTCAAGTGCATGATGTCCCACCGCTCCGGCGAGACCGAGGACGTCACCATCGCCGACCTCGCCGTCGCCACCAACTGCGGCCAGATCAAGACCGGCGCCCCGGCCCGCTCCGAGCGCGTCGCCAAGTACAACCAGCTGCTGCGCATCGAGGAGATCCTCGACGACGCCGCGGTGTACGCCGGTCGCAGCGCCTTCCCGCGCTTCAAGGGCTGA
- a CDS encoding ABC transporter permease yields MFRTALRNVLAHKARLLMTVLAVMLGVAFVSGTLVFTNSLSNALQNSSAKGFDHVDVAVTPESQEDKGNTIGKTPELTKAQLDTAAEVPGAASAIGVVSGFTAIADKDGKLIGGGFQSQGGNYWGDKDARYPLVDGHKPSGEGEVLIDSETAERAGYKVGDTVRLSVDGPVLGPTIVGIFTTDDGNVAAGGSLALFDTATAQQLFGKTGTYDEIDVKAAAGTSQTALKAALDEALPKNLVETTTGTQLADDQAETISSSMSGLKQGMLVFAGISLFVGTFIIANTFTMLVAQRTKELALLRAVGASRKQVTRSVLIEAFVVGAVAAVAGLVAGIGIGAGLRSLMGVLGATIPDGPLVISPGTIVTALVVGVVITMVAAWLPGRRAAKIPPVAAMSSLHAQATTKSLVLRNTLGALFSGAGVAVVLAATSMDGSDGQAPMGLGAVLLIIGVFILTPLLSRPLIAAASPVLRIFGVSGKLARQNSVRNPRRTAATASALMIGLTLITGMTVMAGSLQQGIDKMASSALRADYVVSMANGNELSPDVDKKLRELDDVTATSPLRNAPSRIDGDTEYLTGVNGSSITDLTELPMASGAFEVGGTQVVVDDDTAKSHGWKSGSSFTAHYEDGKAQRLTVAGVYEGNEMISGIMLDNRTLTPHLTDPADMQVMVKTADGASDATKDALEKALGANPAIKVQDKKDLSNEIAQMFTLILNMVYGLLAMAVIVAVLGVINTLAMSVFERSQEIGMLRAIGLDRKGIKRMVRLESLVISLFGGVLGIGLGVFFGWAAGELLASRMATYELVLPWARMGVFLLLAATVGVLAALWPARRAARLNMLTAIKSE; encoded by the coding sequence ATGTTCCGCACCGCCCTGCGCAACGTCCTCGCGCACAAGGCCCGCCTGTTGATGACCGTGCTCGCCGTCATGCTCGGCGTCGCGTTCGTCTCCGGCACCCTGGTCTTCACCAACTCCCTCTCCAACGCCCTGCAGAACAGCTCCGCCAAGGGCTTCGACCATGTCGACGTCGCCGTGACGCCCGAGTCCCAGGAGGACAAGGGCAATACGATCGGCAAGACACCCGAGCTGACGAAGGCTCAGCTCGACACGGCCGCCGAGGTGCCCGGCGCCGCCTCCGCGATCGGCGTCGTCAGCGGCTTCACCGCCATCGCCGACAAGGACGGCAAGCTCATCGGCGGCGGCTTCCAGTCGCAGGGCGGGAACTACTGGGGCGACAAGGACGCCCGGTACCCGCTCGTCGACGGGCACAAGCCCAGCGGCGAGGGCGAGGTCCTCATCGACTCCGAGACCGCCGAGCGCGCCGGGTACAAGGTCGGCGACACCGTCCGGCTGTCCGTCGACGGACCGGTGCTGGGGCCCACGATCGTCGGCATCTTCACCACCGACGACGGCAATGTCGCCGCCGGCGGCAGCCTCGCCCTGTTCGACACGGCGACCGCGCAGCAGCTGTTCGGCAAGACGGGCACGTACGACGAGATCGATGTGAAGGCGGCGGCCGGCACCAGCCAGACCGCGCTGAAGGCCGCGCTCGACGAGGCGCTGCCGAAGAACCTGGTGGAGACCACCACCGGTACCCAGCTCGCCGACGACCAGGCCGAGACGATCTCCTCGTCGATGAGCGGGCTGAAGCAGGGGATGCTGGTCTTCGCCGGTATCTCGCTCTTCGTCGGCACATTCATCATCGCCAACACCTTCACCATGCTGGTCGCCCAGCGCACCAAGGAGCTGGCGCTGCTGCGTGCGGTCGGTGCCTCGCGCAAGCAGGTCACGCGGTCGGTGCTGATCGAGGCGTTCGTGGTCGGCGCGGTGGCCGCGGTGGCCGGTCTGGTCGCGGGCATCGGCATCGGGGCCGGACTGCGCTCCCTGATGGGCGTGCTCGGCGCGACCATCCCCGACGGACCGCTGGTGATCTCGCCCGGCACCATCGTGACCGCGCTCGTCGTCGGCGTGGTGATCACCATGGTGGCGGCATGGCTGCCCGGCCGCCGCGCGGCGAAGATCCCGCCGGTGGCGGCGATGAGCAGCCTGCACGCGCAGGCGACCACCAAGTCGCTGGTGCTGCGCAACACGCTCGGCGCGCTGTTCTCCGGCGCGGGTGTCGCGGTCGTGCTCGCGGCGACCTCGATGGACGGCTCGGACGGCCAGGCCCCGATGGGTCTCGGCGCGGTCCTGCTGATCATCGGTGTCTTCATCCTGACGCCGCTACTGTCCCGCCCGCTGATCGCGGCGGCCTCGCCGGTGCTGCGGATCTTCGGGGTCTCGGGCAAGCTCGCCCGGCAGAACTCGGTCCGCAATCCGCGCCGTACGGCCGCCACCGCCTCCGCGCTGATGATCGGGCTCACCCTGATCACCGGTATGACGGTGATGGCGGGCAGCCTCCAGCAGGGCATCGACAAGATGGCGAGCTCGGCGCTGCGCGCGGACTACGTGGTCTCCATGGCGAACGGCAACGAGCTCTCGCCGGACGTCGACAAGAAGCTGCGCGAGCTGGACGACGTCACCGCCACCAGCCCGCTGCGCAACGCGCCCTCCCGGATCGACGGCGACACCGAGTATCTGACCGGCGTCAACGGCTCCTCGATCACCGATCTGACCGAGCTGCCCATGGCAAGCGGCGCCTTCGAGGTCGGCGGCACCCAGGTGGTCGTCGACGACGACACCGCCAAGTCCCATGGCTGGAAGTCCGGTTCGAGCTTCACCGCGCACTACGAGGACGGCAAGGCGCAGCGGCTGACCGTCGCCGGGGTCTACGAGGGCAACGAGATGATCAGCGGGATCATGCTCGACAACCGCACCCTCACCCCGCACCTCACCGACCCGGCCGACATGCAGGTCATGGTGAAGACGGCCGACGGGGCGTCGGACGCCACGAAGGACGCACTGGAGAAGGCCCTCGGCGCCAACCCGGCGATCAAGGTCCAGGACAAGAAGGACCTCTCCAACGAGATCGCGCAGATGTTCACGCTGATCCTCAACATGGTCTACGGCCTGCTCGCCATGGCGGTGATCGTGGCGGTGCTCGGCGTCATCAACACCCTCGCGATGTCGGTGTTCGAGCGCTCCCAGGAGATCGGCATGCTCCGCGCGATCGGCCTGGACCGCAAGGGCATCAAGCGGATGGTCCGGCTGGAGTCCCTGGTGATCTCGCTGTTCGGCGGGGTGCTGGGCATCGGCCTCGGCGTGTTCTTCGGCTGGGCGGCCGGGGAGCTGCTGGCGTCGAGGATGGCGACGTACGAACTGGTCCTGCCGTGGGCCCGGATGGGCGTCTTCCTGCTGCTGGCGGCGACCGTGGGCGTGCTGGCGGCGCTGTGGCCGGCCCGCCGGGCGGCGCGGCTGAACATGCTGACGGCGATCAAGTCGGAGTAG
- a CDS encoding DUF501 domain-containing protein encodes METPPPTTPRTEPTDADVEAFKQQLGRPPRGLRAIAHRCPCGQPDVVETAPRLPDGTPFPTLYYLTCPKANSAIGTLEAEGVMKEMTERLQTDPELAAAYRSAHEDYIRRRDEIEELKGFPSAGGMPDRVKCLHVLVAHSLAAGPGVNPLGDEALAMLPEWWRKGACVTRVQEDVQ; translated from the coding sequence ATGGAAACGCCCCCGCCCACCACTCCGCGTACCGAGCCGACCGACGCGGATGTCGAGGCCTTCAAGCAGCAGCTCGGCCGGCCGCCGCGTGGGTTGCGTGCGATCGCCCACCGCTGTCCCTGCGGCCAGCCGGATGTGGTCGAGACGGCACCCCGGCTGCCGGACGGTACGCCCTTCCCGACGCTCTACTACCTGACGTGCCCCAAGGCGAACTCCGCCATCGGGACGCTGGAGGCGGAGGGGGTCATGAAGGAGATGACCGAGCGGTTGCAGACGGATCCTGAGCTGGCCGCGGCGTATCGCTCGGCGCACGAGGACTACATCCGGCGCCGCGATGAGATCGAGGAGCTGAAGGGCTTCCCGAGCGCCGGGGGGATGCCGGACCGGGTGAAGTGTCTGCATGTGCTGGTGGCGCACTCGCTGGCGGCGGGGCCGGGGGTGAACCCTCTGGGGGACGAGGCGCTGGCGATGCTGCCGGAGTGGTGGCGCAAGGGCGCTTGTGTGACGCGGGTTCAGGAGGACGTCCAGTGA
- a CDS encoding cyclopropane-fatty-acyl-phospholipid synthase family protein yields the protein MADAALRLKGLVEQLLGAPLPMRIRAWDGSQTGPPGAPLLIVRNRRAVRRLLWRPGELGLARAWVAGDLDIEGDLYTALELLSGLVWERGEDARSLTEALRDPEVRAAVRGLIGLARPLPPPAPPEEEVRRRRHLHTKRSDRRAISHHYDVGNDFYEIVLGPSMVYSCAYWEDAGTLEDAQRDKLDLICRKLALTPGQRLLDVGCGWGSMAIHAAREYGERVVGITLSQEQAAYARKRAADEGLTDRIEIRVQDYRDVADGPYDAISSIGMAEHVGAERYLEYADVLHRLLKPGGRLLNHQIGRRPQRDESTYRVDEFIDAYVFPDGELQPLGSTVGQLERAGFEVRDVESIREHYGLTLRQWVTRLEADWDRAVRLTSPGRARVWRLYMAASALAFERNRIGVNQVLAVRTPDSGASGMPLRSRTWN from the coding sequence ATGGCAGACGCCGCGCTGCGGCTGAAGGGCCTCGTCGAACAGTTGCTGGGAGCACCGCTCCCCATGCGTATCCGCGCCTGGGACGGATCACAGACGGGCCCGCCGGGCGCACCGCTGCTGATCGTCCGTAACCGCCGTGCCGTCCGCCGTCTGCTGTGGCGGCCGGGCGAACTCGGTCTCGCCCGCGCCTGGGTGGCGGGCGATCTGGACATCGAGGGGGACCTGTACACCGCCCTCGAACTGCTCTCCGGCCTGGTGTGGGAGCGCGGCGAGGACGCCCGCTCGCTCACCGAGGCGCTGCGCGACCCCGAGGTGCGCGCGGCGGTGAGAGGGCTCATCGGACTGGCCCGGCCGCTGCCCCCGCCCGCGCCCCCGGAGGAGGAGGTCCGCCGGCGCCGCCACCTCCACACCAAGCGCTCCGACCGACGCGCCATCAGCCATCACTACGACGTCGGCAACGACTTCTACGAGATCGTCCTCGGCCCCTCGATGGTGTACTCCTGCGCCTACTGGGAGGACGCCGGGACGCTGGAGGACGCCCAGCGCGACAAGCTGGACCTCATCTGCCGCAAGCTCGCCCTGACCCCGGGGCAGCGGCTCCTGGACGTCGGCTGCGGCTGGGGCTCCATGGCGATCCACGCCGCCCGGGAGTACGGCGAACGTGTCGTCGGCATCACGCTGTCGCAGGAGCAGGCGGCGTACGCCCGTAAGCGCGCCGCCGACGAGGGGCTCACCGACCGGATCGAGATCCGGGTGCAGGACTACCGCGATGTGGCGGACGGGCCGTACGACGCGATCTCCTCCATCGGCATGGCCGAACACGTCGGCGCCGAGCGGTACTTGGAGTACGCCGATGTGCTGCACCGGCTGCTGAAGCCCGGTGGACGGCTGCTCAACCACCAGATCGGCCGGCGCCCGCAGCGCGATGAATCCACGTACCGCGTCGACGAGTTCATCGACGCCTACGTCTTCCCCGACGGCGAGCTCCAGCCCCTCGGCAGCACCGTCGGCCAGCTGGAACGCGCCGGGTTCGAGGTGCGGGACGTCGAGTCGATCCGGGAGCACTACGGCCTCACCCTGCGCCAGTGGGTCACCCGTCTGGAGGCCGACTGGGACCGGGCGGTACGGCTCACCAGCCCGGGCCGGGCCCGGGTGTGGCGCCTGTACATGGCGGCCTCGGCGCTCGCCTTCGAGCGCAACCGCATCGGCGTCAACCAGGTCCTGGCGGTCCGCACCCCCGACTCGGGCGCCTCCGGGATGCCGCTGAGATCCCGGACCTGGAACTGA
- a CDS encoding transglycosylase family protein, protein MLFSGKGKHRRPSKATRAIAIAGVTGAAVAAPLMAAGNASAATASEWDTVAQCESGGNWSINTGNGYYGGLQFSASTWAAYGGTQYASTADQASKAQQIEIAEKVLAGQGKGAWPHCGTGLSSAAYTGGSSSTGSTESSTETRSTEEQSASRSTERPAQKTQKTVTTPTGKKVKKGDGEYKVVKGDTLSTIAEEHDVKGGWEKLFQLNKDIVADADLIYPGQQLHLK, encoded by the coding sequence ATGCTGTTTTCCGGCAAGGGCAAGCACCGTCGTCCGTCCAAGGCCACTCGCGCCATCGCCATCGCCGGCGTCACCGGCGCCGCTGTCGCCGCCCCGCTGATGGCGGCCGGCAACGCCTCCGCCGCCACCGCCTCCGAGTGGGACACCGTCGCCCAGTGCGAGTCCGGCGGCAACTGGTCCATCAACACCGGCAACGGCTACTACGGCGGTCTGCAGTTCTCCGCCTCCACCTGGGCCGCGTACGGCGGCACGCAGTACGCCTCCACCGCCGACCAGGCCAGCAAGGCCCAGCAGATCGAGATAGCCGAGAAGGTCCTCGCCGGCCAGGGCAAGGGCGCCTGGCCGCACTGCGGCACCGGCCTGTCGAGCGCCGCGTACACCGGCGGCTCCAGCTCCACCGGCTCCACCGAGAGCAGCACCGAGACCCGTTCGACCGAGGAGCAGTCCGCCTCGCGTTCGACCGAGCGTCCGGCGCAGAAGACGCAGAAGACCGTCACCACCCCGACCGGCAAGAAGGTCAAGAAGGGCGACGGCGAGTACAAGGTCGTCAAGGGTGACACCCTCAGCACCATCGCCGAGGAGCACGACGTCAAGGGCGGCTGGGAGAAGCTCTTCCAGCTGAACAAGGACATCGTCGCGGACGCCGACCTGATCTACCCCGGTCAGCAGCTGCACCTCAAGTAA